A DNA window from Eretmochelys imbricata isolate rEreImb1 chromosome 3, rEreImb1.hap1, whole genome shotgun sequence contains the following coding sequences:
- the HTR1B gene encoding 5-hydroxytryptamine receptor 1B, giving the protein MEQAAPCQPAPDNLKVLQTNDSYHDRNCSAAEGIYQDATPLSWKIVLTIILALITLATMLSNAFVIATVYQTRKLHTPANYLIASLAVTDLLVSILVMPISTMYTVTGKWTLGQIVCDVWLSSDITCCTASILHLCVIALDRYWAITDAVEYSTKRTPKRAAGMIALVWVFSISISMPPLFWRQAKAEEVSDCVVNTDHILYTVYSTVGAFYFPTLLLIALYGRIYVEARSRILKQSPTKTGKRLTRAHLITDSPGSSSSVTSINSKAPEASSPIGSPVYMNQVKVKISDALLEKKKLTAARERKATKTLGIILGAFIVCWLPFFIITLVLPICKDACWFHMAIFDFFTWLGYLNSLINPIIYTMSNEDFKQAFHKLMRFRCTS; this is encoded by the coding sequence ATGGAGCAAGCGGCTCCCTGCCAGCCAGCACCCGACAACCTGAAGGTGCTTCAGACCAATGACTCGTACCACGACCGCAATTGCAGTGCAGCGGAAGGGATCTACCAAGATGCCACTCCGCTCTCCTGGAAGATAGTCCTCACCATTATCTTGGCTCTTATCACTCTCGCCACCATGCTCTCTAATGCATTTGTAATTGCAACCGTCTACCAGACGAGGAAATTGCACACTCCGGCCAACTATCTCATAGCCTCCCTGGCTGTCACGGACCTTCTTGTGTCTATCCTTGTCATGCCCATTAGCACCATGTATACTGTGACCGGGAAATGGACTTTGGGCCAGATCGTCTGCGATGTCTGGCTATCTTCGGATATTACTTGTTGCACAGCCTCCATCCTCCACTTGTGTGTCATCGCCCTGGACAGATACTGGGCGATCACCGATGCAGTTGAATATTCTACGAAAAGGACTCCCAAGAGGGCAGCGGGCATGATCGCTTTGGTCTGGGTCTTCTCTATCTCCATCTCCATGCCGCCTTTGTTTTGGCGTCAAGCGAAAGCGGAAGAAGTTTCTGACTGTGTGGTGAACACAGACCACATACTGTACACCGTTTACTCCACAGTGGGAGCCTTCTACTTCCCCACCTTGCTGCTGATAGCCCTCTATGGAAGGATCTATGTGGAAGCCAGATCTCGGATTTTGAAACAGTCGCCAACGAAAACAGGCAAAAGATTAACAAGGGCTCATTTAATAACCGACTCCCCCGGATCATCGTCATCTGTCACCTCCATAAACTCGAAGGCTCCAGAGGCTTCCAGTCCAATCGGATCTCCTGTATATATGAATCAGGTCAAGGTGAAGATCTCGGATGCCCTTCTGGAGAAAAAGAAGCTCACGGCTGCTAGGGAGCGGAAAGCTACCAAGACTTTAGGGATTATTTTAGGAGCCTTCATTGTCTGTTGGTTGCCCTTCTTCATCATCACCTTGGTGTTGCCTATTTGCAAGGACGCTTGCTGGTTCCACATGGCCATCTTTGACTTTTTCACCTGGCTAGGATATCTCAACTCTTTAATCAATCCCATAATCTATACAATGTCCAATGAAGACTTCAAACAAGCTTTTCATAAATTGATGCGTTTTAGATGCACAAGCTGA